The window AACCAGCACTAATTGCTTAATGCCAGAATTCATTTTTTTCTGAAGATATTTAGAAAACTCAATAGACGTAAAATGTTTCCCTTTATCGTCTAGCAAAACCAACTGATCTGTATTTTGGAGCTTTGATAAAATTAAATTGCCTTCTTTTTCTTTTTGTTGAACTTCGCTTAAATTCTTCACATTTTTAATGTCAGGAATAATCTCCAATTCAAACTTTATATAATGCTTTAATCTATTTTGATAGTTATCAATAAGTTGAATTAAATTTTTATCATCGGTTTTACCAATAGCAAGTAACTTGATTTTCATAATTCAAAATTACAATTAATCATTAAAAATTGTCTTATTTTAGCACATATAATTAAAGTAAAAAATGATTTCAAAAGAACAATTTAATACAGAACTCGATTTAATAATTACAAACGCATTAAGAGAAGACATTGGAGATGGTGATCATACATCGCTTTCTTGTATTCCTGCAGATGCGCAAGGAAAAGCAAAGTTATTGGTTAAAGATGAAGGAATTATTGCTGGTGTAGCATTTGCAAAGCAAGTTTTTTCTTACGTTGATAAAGATTTACAAGTAGAAACATTTATAAATGATGGCGAAAAAGTAAAATATGGAGATATTGTTTTTCATGTTTCAGGAAAGTCTCAATCTATATTAATGGCAGAGCGTTTGGTTTTAAACGCAATGCAACGTATGTCTGCAATTGCAACCAAAACAGCTTTCTTTATGGGCTTGTTAGAAGGTACAAAAACCAAAGTTTTAGATACAAGAAAAACGACTCCAGGAATTAGAGCTTTAGAAAAATGGGCTGTAAAAATTGGAGGTGGAGAAAATCATCGTTTTGCGTTGTATGATATGGTTATGATTAAAGATAATCACATTGATTTTGCAGGTGGAATTACAGCTGCAATTACAAAAACAAAGAAATATTTAGCTGATAAAGGTTTAGATATTAAAATTATTGTTGAAGCAAGAAGTTTAGATGAAATTAAAGAAATTCTATCTGTAGATGGAGTTTACAGAATTCTTATTGACAATTTTAATTATGAAGATACACGTAAAGCTGTAGCGTTAATTGGCGATAAATGTTTAACAGAATCTTCAGGTGGAATTAA of the Tenacibaculum todarodis genome contains:
- the rlmH gene encoding 23S rRNA (pseudouridine(1915)-N(3))-methyltransferase RlmH gives rise to the protein MKIKLLAIGKTDDKNLIQLIDNYQNRLKHYIKFELEIIPDIKNVKNLSEVQQKEKEGNLILSKLQNTDQLVLLDDKGKHFTSIEFSKYLQKKMNSGIKQLVLVIGGPYGFSEAVYKKSVGKISLSKMTFSHQMIRLFIVEQLYRGFTILKNEPYHHE
- the nadC gene encoding carboxylating nicotinate-nucleotide diphosphorylase, whose product is MISKEQFNTELDLIITNALREDIGDGDHTSLSCIPADAQGKAKLLVKDEGIIAGVAFAKQVFSYVDKDLQVETFINDGEKVKYGDIVFHVSGKSQSILMAERLVLNAMQRMSAIATKTAFFMGLLEGTKTKVLDTRKTTPGIRALEKWAVKIGGGENHRFALYDMVMIKDNHIDFAGGITAAITKTKKYLADKGLDIKIIVEARSLDEIKEILSVDGVYRILIDNFNYEDTRKAVALIGDKCLTESSGGINEETIRKYAECGVDFISSGALTHSVYNLDLSLKAID